Proteins encoded within one genomic window of Komagataella phaffii GS115 chromosome 3, complete sequence:
- a CDS encoding Dimeric hypoxanthine-guanine phosphoribosyltransferase, translating to MAEESKMYISYNNVHQLCQESAAKIKKFNPDFIIAIGGGGFIPARILRTFLKEADQPSLRIVAIILSLYEDLGTKGDTSEKPGVKVERIQWIDYERSKIELVNKRILVVDEVDDTRTTLHYALNELQKDAEEQALKRGLEKSNTEFAIFVLHDKIKQKKAQLPKEILESENRYIAARTVPDCWIAYPWESTDIVPHTKYAIEQGNDAFI from the coding sequence ATGGCTGAAGAGTCCAAGATGTACATTTCGTACAACAATGTACATCAACTATGTCAGGAGTCGGCTgcaaagatcaagaaattcaacCCTGATTTCATCATAGCCATCGGAGGTGGAGGTTTCATCCCTGCCAGAATTCTGAGAACCTTCCTCAAAGAGGCTGACCAACCAAGTTTGAGAATTGTTGCAATCATACTGTCATTGTATGAGGATCTCGGAACAAAGGGTGATACTTCTGAGAAGCCTGGTGTGAAGGTCGAAAGGATCCAGTGGATCGATTATGAACgttcaaaaattgagcTGGTAAATAAGAGAATTTTGGTTGTGGATGAGGTGGATGACACAAGAACAACACTTCATTATGCTCTCAATGAACTCCAAAAGGATGCTGAAGAGcaagctttgaaaagggGGCTGGAAAAGAGTAACACCGAGTTTGCTATCTTTGTTCTTCACGATAAGATcaaacaaaagaaagcacAGCTGCCTAAGGAGATCTTGGAGTCGGAAAACAGATATATTGCTGCAAGAACAGTCCCAGATTGTTGGATCGCTTACCCTTGGGAGAGTACTGACATCGTGCCTCATACAAAATACGCAATAGAACAGGGTAATGATGCATTTATATAA
- a CDS encoding Putative transporter, member of the sugar porter family: protein MHFDTQAQVTPTLGFNILVICLGSFLFGYHLSELNAPQRIISCRLHQEGPMSWWAQHPELFEQCIPMKSSQRAMITTMLSFGGLLGSLYSGWVATKIGRKKISILVSLGYVLSSVLLTIANSYGMLNLGRFIAGLSSGACLAVTPMLIFEITPVVHRGFMGTMMQLSICCGITTSQVMGYYYANDTQWRNIFLFNVLISLTYTLLLPFTMESPKWLITVKKDVKRATALLKKVRGTHKEVEGEVYHWRGLSVNQRHSKTYGSVTDTNASEFNSLPAIEEELAPSKSRRYSVDINVDNITVWQLLTIPRFHKDVIAIIGLMLSIQLTGQNSITFYGVDVLSGIFPQNTSLINIFLSVINIFITLVSSLLIDKTGRKPMLLMSDFLMIVGSFVLALSMRNDWNWAVVISVAVFVIGFSTGISSVPYLMIPEMLEHDVIPAAQALGATVNWTTGIIISYFFPIVNERLPTGEVYFIFTFICIMFFIFVVRRVPETKGKVNYNEVWKDYHFYT from the coding sequence atgcATTTCGACACCCAAGCTCAAGTTACACCCACGCTGGGCTTCAACATATTAGTGATCTGCTTAGGTTCATTCCTGTTTGGCTATCATCTGAGTGAGTTGAACGCACCCCAGAGAATTATATCTTGTAGGCTGCATCAGGAAGGCCCCATGTCTTGGTGGGCCCAGCATCCGGAGTTGTTTGAACAATGTATCCCGATGAAATCTAGTCAACGGGCTATGATTACCACCATGTTGTCCTTTGGGGGTCTGCTGGGCTCCCTGTATAGTGGATGGGTAGCAACCAAAATAGGTAGAAAGAAGATCAGTATACTTGTCTCTCTGGGATATGTCCTCTCTTCGGTTCTGTTAACAATTGCTAACTCCTATGGGATGCTGAATCTGGGAAGATTTATAGCTGGATTGAGTTCGGGAGCATGTTTGGCTGTGACTCCAATGTTGATCTTTGAGATCACCCCAGTTGTTCATAGGGGGTTCATGGGAACAATGATGCAACTCTCTATCTGCTGTGGGATCACTACATCTCAAGTCATGGGCTACTACTATGCTAATGACACGCAATGGAGGaacattttccttttcaacgtcttgatttctttgaccTACACGTTGCTACTTCCCTTCACAATGGAATCCCCGAAATGGCTTATTACAGTGAAGAAAGATGTGAAGAGAGCAACAGCGCTACTTAAGAAAGTCAGAGGTACGCATAAAGAAGTTGAGGGTGAAGTGTATCATTGGAGAGGCCTTAGTGTTAATCAGAGACACAGTAAAACTTATGGGTCTGTGACCGATACGAACGCGTCTGAATTCAATTCACTCCCCGCtattgaagaagagcttgCTCCCTCAAAGTCCCGTCGTTACTCAGTGGACATTAACGTTGATAATATAACGGTTTGGCAACTGTTAACAATTCCAAGATTCCACAAAGATGTGATTGCTATTATAGGTTTGATGCTCTCAATTCAGCTCACTGGTCAGAATTCCATCACTTTTTACGGTGTGGATGTGCTCAGCGGCATATTTCCCCAAAACACAAGTCTGATCAACATTTTTTTGTCTGTTATCAACATATTTATAACACTGGTGTCCTCATTGTTAATTGATAaaacaggaagaaaacCTATGCTTTTGATGTCCGATTTTCTGATGATTGTGGGCTCATTTGTGTTGGCCTTGAGTATGAGGAATGATTGGAATTGGGCAGTGGTGATATCTGTTGCAGTATTTGTTATTGGATTCTCTACTGGTATATCTTCAGTGCCGTATTTGATGATCCCTGAGATGTTAGAACACGATGTCATCCCAGCTGCTCAAGCGTTAGGTGCCACCGTAAACTGGACCACGGGAATCATTATATCTTATTTTTTCCCTATTGTGAACGAACGTTTGCCCACCGGGGAAGTTTACTTTATCTTCACCTTCATATGCATAATGTTCTTCATTTTTGTCGTTAGAAGAGTCCCTGAAACAAAGGGGAAAGTCAACTACAATGAGGTTTGGAAAGATTATCACTTTTACACCTAA
- a CDS encoding S-adenosyl-L-homocysteine hydrolase, translating to MSNYKVADISLAAFGRKDIELSENEMPGLIYIREKYGPAQPLKGARIAGCLHMTIQTAVLIETLVALGAEVTWSSCNIFSTQDHAAAAIAATGVPVFAWKGETEEEYLWCIEQQLFAFKDNKKLNLILDDGGDLTSLVHEKYPEMLDDCFGLSEETTTGVHHLYKMVKDATLKVPAINVNDSVTKSKFDNLYGCRESLIDGIKRATDVMIAGKVAVVAGFGDVGKGCAMALRGMGARVIISEIDPINALQAAVEGYQVAPLDDVVSIGQIFVTTTGCRDIITGKHFEQMPEDAIVSNIGHFDIEIDVAWLKANAQDVSNIKPQVDRYLMKNGRHVILLADGRLVNLGCATGHSSFVMSCSFSNQVLAQIALFKSNDSEFRKQFVEFEKSGPFDVGVHVLPKILDETVARCHLAHLGAKLTKLSSVQSEYLGIPVEGPFKVDHYRY from the coding sequence ATGTCTAACTACAAAGTCGCCGACATTTCACTTGCTGCCTTCGGTAGAAAGGACATTGAACTCAGTGAGAATGAGATGCCAGGTCTCATTTACATCAGAGAGAAGTACGGACCTGCCCAACCTTTGAAAGGTGCCAGAATCGCCGGATGTCTGCACATGACTATTCAAACCGCCGTCCTCATTGAGACTTTGGTCGCCTTGGGTGCTGAGGTCACCTGGTCCTCATGTAACATTTTCTCCACCCAGGACCACGCTGCCGCTGCTATTGCTGCTACCGGTGTTCCAGTCTTTGCCTGGAAGGGAGAGACCGAGGAGGAGTACTTGTGGTGTATCGAGCAACAATTATTTGCCTTCAAGGACAACAAGAAGctgaacttgattttgGACGACGGTGGTGATTTGACTTCTTTGGTCCACGAGAAGTACCCTGAAATGTTGGATGACTGTTTCGGTCTGTCCGAGGAGACCACCACTGGTGTCCACCACTTGTACAAGATGGTCAAGGATGCTACCTTGAAGGTTCCTGCCATCAACGTCAACGACTCCGTCACCAAGTCCAAGTTTGACAACTTGTACGGTTGTCGTGAATCTTTGATCGACGGTATCAAGCGTGCCACCGATGTTATGATCGCAGGTAAGGTTGCCGTTGTCGCTGGTTTCGGTGACGTTGGTAAAGGTTGTGCCATGGCTCTTAGAGGTATGGGTGCCAGAGTTATCATCAGTGAGATTGACCCTATCAACGCTCTGCAAGCTGCTGTTGAAGGTTACCAAGTTGCCCCTCTTGATGACGTTGTCTCCATTGGTCAAATCTTTGTTACCACCACTGGTTGCAGAGACATCATCACCGGTAAGCACTTCGAGCAAATGCCAGAAGATGCCATTGTCTCCAACATTGGTCACTTCGACATTGAGATTGACGTTGCTTGGTTGAAGGCCAACGCTCAGGACGTCAGCAACATCAAGCCTCAAGTTGACAGATACTTAATGAAGAATGGTCGTCACGTTATTCTTTTGGCTGACGGTAGATTGGTCAACTTGGGTTGTGCCACTGGTCACTCTTCTTTCGTCATGTCctgttctttctctaaCCAGGTCCTGGCTCAAATTGCTCTGTTCAAGTCTAACGACAGTGAGTTCAGAAAGCAATTCGTTGAGTTCGAAAAGTCTGGTCCATTCGATGTTGGTGTCCACGTTTTACCAAAAATCTTGGATGAAACTGTTGCCAGATGCCATTTGGCTCACTTAGGTGCTAAGCTGACCAAGTTGTCCAGTGTTCAATCTGAGTACTTAGGTATCCCAGTTGAGGGACCTTTCAAGGTTGATCACTACCGTTACTAG
- a CDS encoding Alpha mannosidase-like protein of the endoplasmic reticulum required for degradation of glycoprotein, translating to MLPIRCGYVSRYSDEEILQSSFTSSHLELLKNETRGLFQFSWNSYKEYGLPYDEVKPLSCTPNKRRKDSLDLQNDVLGNYHLTLFDNLDSLLVLGLWDQFNETLQYLEDINFVDFDIDSDVSLFETDIRVLGGLLSAHLYLTDERHVMFEPKKGRRLLELAVDLADRLLPAFDTPTGVPLPRVNLKGNPVNSNLPHDTSSINLLPMTIDPLESKWLDNVSGIGASIDSFYEYALKGAILFDDEDLFNVWNIAYNSVQSNMKTFNDYLTVNVDVTSGKNRAYWIDSLSAFWPGLQVLAGHIKPAVKSHLVYLKIWNCFQSIPERWSINGDFTIEGSMALEWYPLRPEFIESTYHLYRSTRDPIYLAIGQDLLMKLRSMFLCPCGLCGFQDIRSGIRQDRMESFVLSETLKYLYLLFDENNYIHNVLEKQNNMIFSTEGHPFWLATHNRSLNDPAQYFTTSPLLTEHKFLDRIPLLGTLWNRLYPEKTTNDRPTLPSLSLPHSSCEFVARNTDTFLSSHLLQDPTICHIDKIFEKSLITPPYMNSTTAIEFQDNFYHNYGGANKDSLTSTPILETEVVTYRIDPFFGGQNTLMDFGLDFVIPTIRDLRLSFEIIKPFETSSLGLLDNAAIDAFSPLFDNRHLDYVTKLVSINGVDIPTNSNVYCVKVSPSLIKSDQIRISTKGYFTFDNNPVINLIVYTDLDQDFGVSSVV from the exons ATGCTACCAATTAGATGTGGGTATGTCTCTAGGTACTCTGATGAGGAGATTCTACAGTCGTCATTTACCTCAAGTCATCTTGAGCTGCTCAAGAATGAGACGAGGGGCTTATtccagttttcttggaataGTTACAAAGAGTACGGTCTTCCTTACGATGAAGTCAAACCTCTGAGTTGTACGCCTAATAAAAGACGGAAAGATAGTCTTGACTTACAAAATGATGTACTAGGAAACTACCACTTGACTCTTTTCGACAACTTGGACTCCTTGTTGGTGTTGGGACTTTGGGATCAATTCAATGAGACCCTCCAATACCTTGAAGATATTAACTTTGTCGATTTTGACATAGACAGCGACGTCAGTCTCTTTGAAACCGATATTCGTGTTCTTGGTGGACTACTCTCAGCTCACTTGTACCTTACAGATGAAAGGCATGTCATGTTTGAGCCCAAGAAAGGCAGAAGGTTACTTGAATTAGCTGTCGATTTGGCTGACAGGCTGCTACCAGCTTTCGATACGCCAACTGGAGTCCCCCTACCAAGAGTCAACTTAAAAGGCAATCCGGTTAACTCCAATCTTCCACATGATAC GTCTTCTATAAATCTTCTCCCAATGACGATCGATCCTTTGGAATCTAAATGGCTAGATAATGTGAGTGGGATCGGTGCAAGCATTGATTCGTTTTACGAGTATGCATTGAAAGGGGCTATTCTTTtcgatgatgaagatcttttcaacGTTTGGAATATTGCCTACAATTCTGTGCAAAGCAACATGAAGACATTTAATGATTACCTCACCGTAAACGTCGACGTTACCAGCGGTAAGAATAGGGCCTACTGGATCGACTCTCTGAGTGCATTTTGGCCAGGATTGCAGGTGTTAGCTGGCCACATCAAGCCAGCAGTCAAAAGTCATCTAGTATATCTTAAAATTTGGAACTGTTTCCAGAGTATACCAGAGCGTTGGAGCATTAATGGAGACTTTACCATCGAGGGTTCTATGGCTTTGGAATGGTATCCCTTGAGACCAGAGTTTATTGAAAGCACATATCATCTTTACAGAAGCACTAGAGATCCAATATACCTCGCCATCGGTCAGGATCTTCTCATGAAACTTCGATCCATGTTCCTGTGTCCCTGTGGTCTCTGTGGATTTCAAGATATACGAAGCGGGATCAGACAAGATCGAATGGAGAGCTTTGTCCTCAGCGAGACATTGAAATATCTCTACCTATTGTTTGATGAAAACAATTACATTCATAATGTCTTAGAAAAACAGAACAATATGATTTTCTCCACAGAGGGACATCCGTTCTGGTTGGCAACGCATAATCGGTCTCTTAACGACCCAGCACAGTACTTTACCACATCGCCGTTGCTGACAGAACATAAATTCCTCGACCGCATACCTTTACTGGGTACCTTATGGAACAGACTCTATCCCGAGAAAACAACCAACGACCGCCCCACGTTGCCGTCGCTGTCTTTACCTCATTCATCGTGCGAGTTCGTAGCCAGGAATACCGACACATTTTTATCGTCACACTTACTGCAGGATCCTACAATATGCCATATCgacaaaatatttgaaaaGTCTCTAATCACACCACCATATATGAATTCAACTACCGCCATTGAATTCCAAGACAATTTCTACCATAACTACGGCGGTGCGAACAAAGACAGCTTAACCAGTACACCCATACTAGAAACAGAGGTTGTTACTTATAGAATAGACCCTTTTTTCGGGGGCCAGAACACTTTGATGGACTTTGGACTTGATTTTGTCATTCCAACCATCAGAGATTTGAGACTATCATTTGAGATAATCAAACCATTTGAGACAAGTTCTCTAGGACTATTAGACAATGCCGCAATAGACGCCTTTAGTCCGCTTTTCGACAATAGACACCTGGACTATGTGACCAAACTTGTCAGCATCAATGGGGTCGACATCCCCACTAACAGCAATGTTTACTGCGTCAAAGTTTCCCCCTCACTAATCAAATCGGATCAGATTCGCATTTCGACCAAGGGTTATTTTACTTTTGACAACAATCCTGTCATTAACCTAATAGTCTACACAGATCTCGACCAAGACTTCGGGGTATCATCCGTAGTCTGA